GTATTTGAGTTTGGCTCTGACAATTCGATCGTCACCTCTGGGTTGATTGGGGGCCTTGTCGCCCTGAGCAGCACCGCCATTGTTCTCAAGCAGATCAGCGAACGTGGCGAGACCGATTCCGTATCGGGGATGATTACCATTGGAATACTACTCCTCCAAGACGTAATCGTCATCGCGTTCATGCTCTTCCTGCCAATGCTGGCCGTGAAGTCCGGTGGCGATTGGCACGGCGCCGCGGCGCGCTCGCTGATAGGGCTGGCAGTCATGGGTGCGCTGGCCATTGGCGGACGCAAGACGTTACCTGGCCTCATGAACGAGCTTTCCCGGCGCGGCGGACCTGAACTGATGACACTCTTTGCCGTATCGATGGCATGCGGCGGCGCGTGGCTGGCTTCGCTCGCGGGCTGGAGTCCCGCATTGGGCGCTTGTGTCGCGGGCTTGCTGCTCGCGGAGGCCGACGCCCGGCACCAACTCGTGGCCGACATTCACCCTTTCCGCGACGTATTCAACGCCGTGTTCTTCATCTCGCTGGGTATGATGGCGAACATTAACTTGGTCATCGACAGTCTGGGTCTCATTCTCGTGGCCGTTCTCGTGACCTTGATTGCCAAATCGCTCATAACCACCGCAGCCGTGCGCGTCGCCGGATGGCCAATTCGTCCCGCAATCCAAGTCGGACTGGGCTTGTGCACGGTCAGCGAATTCGGCTATGTGGTCGCCTTTGAAGCCAGCAAGCTCAACCTCATGCCGTCTTCACTCTTCAACGGAATCATGGTGTACGCCATCGGCACGATGATCATCGGCGCAGTGCTCGTACCTGTTTCCGGCAGAGTCGCGGCATGGGTTGCCGGGCGTCTTCATGATGACGCGCCTCCCCCGGATGCGGCTCCCGTGGCCCACGGAAAGCACCACGTCATCATCATCGGATTTGGCGTCAGTGGCCAGAATCTCGCCCGCGTGCTCAAGGCAACTCACGTCAACGTCATTCTTGTGGAGATGAGCCCGCGATCGATTCAGATCGCCAAAGACACCCAAACCCCGTATATCGTTGGCGACGCCACCCGGCGGAGCATTCTCGAACACGCCGGGATTGCCACGGCCCACGCGATGGTCGTGGCCACAAACGACCGCCAAGCGACTCGCGCAATCGTATCGGTTGCCCGTTCGATGCGCCCGGATCTCTATATCCTTGCGCGATGCCGTTTCGTGTCGGATCTCGACGAAATCTACCGGCTCGGCGCGAGTCAAGTT
The sequence above is drawn from the Candidatus Hydrogenedentota bacterium genome and encodes:
- a CDS encoding cation:proton antiporter codes for the protein MHESDFMAAIVLLFGTALVVAWLFRILRAPSIIGFLITGLIMGPSGLYLFDPSDVSSISEIGLVLLLFIVGLELNPGPLFRLGKNLLLATGLQIGVTAALAAAVFEFGSDNSIVTSGLIGGLVALSSTAIVLKQISERGETDSVSGMITIGILLLQDVIVIAFMLFLPMLAVKSGGDWHGAAARSLIGLAVMGALAIGGRKTLPGLMNELSRRGGPELMTLFAVSMACGGAWLASLAGWSPALGACVAGLLLAEADARHQLVADIHPFRDVFNAVFFISLGMMANINLVIDSLGLILVAVLVTLIAKSLITTAAVRVAGWPIRPAIQVGLGLCTVSEFGYVVAFEASKLNLMPSSLFNGIMVYAIGTMIIGAVLVPVSGRVAAWVAGRLHDDAPPPDAAPVAHGKHHVIIIGFGVSGQNLARVLKATHVNVILVEMSPRSIQIAKDTQTPYIVGDATRRSILEHAGIATAHAMVVATNDRQATRAIVSVARSMRPDLYILARCRFVSDLDEIYRLGASQVIPEDFETSIEIAAHVLKEMDIPDNIVEAQIAAVRAGRYGMLRGKSTDRTAQQELMKVLQTTATRTFYLEENHWGNGKTIGELNLRARTGVLIIAVVRNGVPATNPGVDTRVQSGDVLVLVGAHAQLESAKAVLQEGDHLDSSGS